In Gossypium arboreum isolate Shixiya-1 chromosome 6, ASM2569848v2, whole genome shotgun sequence, the following are encoded in one genomic region:
- the LOC108451262 gene encoding uncharacterized protein LOC108451262: MRFMNLVQGTLSIDEYKDKFVRLSQYVPELVSSEVNCCKRFKFRLNREIKLYLVAQNTKVFDELVEKAHTLEEALGEKHKVALSGAVKRSIEAGSGYGRKIKDRQAVKVEASPANQGAAAWQICEYCTRCHRCECWRMTSACLICGSMGHRVSDCSRKPLLFMISLLLLLHLLLLEGETMVEVVVVEVLVSMVLHDSPARVCTVREPRTREATDVIAGTSTLQSFPLLASIDSGVMRSFMLRDVVRELGIAEETSRLNVTVKSSLGYNVVVDRAKVDYEVKVELIV, from the exons ATGAGGTTTATGAATCTTGTTCAGGGTACTCTGTCGATAGATGAGTATAAGGATAAGTTTGTTCGGTTGAGCCAATATGTTCCCGAGTTGGTGTCTTCTGAGGTGAATTGTTGTAAGAGGTTCAAGTTTAGACTAAATCGTGAGATTAAGCTCTACCTGGTTGCTCAGAATACTAAGGTCTTCGACGAGTTAGTTGAGAAGGCTCATACGTTAGAGGAGGCTTTGGGGGAGAAGCACAAAGTTGCTTTATCTGGAGCTGTTAAGAGGTCGATTGAGGCTGGTAGTGGTTATGGTCGTAAGATTAAG GATAGACAGGCTGTGAAAGTTGAGGCTAGTCCTGCTAATCAAGGGGCTGCTGCATGGCAAATATGTGAGTACTGTACTCGATGTCATCGTTGTGAGTGCTGGAGGATGACGAGTGCTTGTCTTATTTGTGGTTCAATGGGGCACCGTGTGAGTGACTGCTCGAGAAAGCCATTGTTGTTCATGATCAGCTTGTTGCTACTGTTGCACCTGCTCTTGCTTGAGGGAGAGACCATGGTAGAagtggtggtggtagaggtgctaGTTAGCATGGTGCTACATGATAGTCCAGCTAGAGTTTGTACAGTGAGGGAGCCTCGGACTAGAGAGGCCACAGATGTTATCGCCGGCACTTCTACTCTACAGTCATTTCCTTTGCTAGCATCTATTGATTCTGGTGTAATGAGGTCATTTATGCTTAGGGACGTAGTTAGAGAGTTAGGGATTGCTGAAGAAACATCTAGATTGAATGTTACAGTTAAGAGCTCTTTAGGTTATAATGTAGTGGTGGATCGG GCTAAGGTAGATTACGAGGTGAAGGTGgagttgatagtttga